Proteins found in one Bordetella genomosp. 9 genomic segment:
- a CDS encoding DUF3309 family protein: MTLGTILLIILILLLVGALPTWPHSRSWGYYPSGGLGLVLVIVIVLLLVGAI, encoded by the coding sequence ATGACTCTCGGAACCATCTTGTTGATCATTTTGATTCTGCTCTTGGTCGGCGCCCTGCCCACCTGGCCGCACAGCCGCAGCTGGGGCTACTACCCCAGCGGCGGCCTGGGACTGGTGCTGGTCATCGTCATCGTGCTGCTGCTGGTTGGCGCCATATAG
- a CDS encoding MarR family winged helix-turn-helix transcriptional regulator: MPKEQHGLHTVQMLGQAYRAMMAAFEANVGHALPRWRILLALHEAGALSQKVLAERCRLDPASLTRQLQAMEALGWISRTVDENDNRLINAVLTPQGKRVVADALPRRASFFDHAMQGLTADQIRDFHEVLATLEDNFKAVQQRVAG; this comes from the coding sequence ATGCCGAAGGAGCAACATGGGCTGCATACGGTGCAGATGCTGGGCCAGGCCTATCGCGCGATGATGGCGGCCTTCGAGGCGAACGTGGGCCACGCCTTGCCGCGCTGGCGCATCCTGCTCGCCCTGCATGAGGCCGGCGCGCTGTCGCAGAAGGTGCTGGCGGAACGCTGCCGCCTGGATCCGGCGTCCCTGACGCGGCAGCTGCAGGCGATGGAAGCGCTGGGCTGGATCAGCCGCACCGTCGACGAAAACGACAATCGCCTGATCAACGCCGTGCTCACGCCGCAAGGCAAGCGCGTGGTCGCCGACGCGCTGCCGCGCCGCGCATCGTTTTTCGACCATGCGATGCAGGGGCTGACCGCCGACCAGATCCGCGACTTCCATGAAGTCCTGGCCACGCTGGAAGACAATTTCAAGGCCGTCCAGCAGCGCGTGGCGGGGTGA
- a CDS encoding D-alanyl-D-alanine carboxypeptidase family protein, which yields MSKKLLVVVWSAAVFCTTDAALAAAPATTFSSPQAAAPAQAASTLPPAPDAPTPDARSWLLLDATSGQVIASNNADERVEPASLTKIMTSYLIFQALRDKTLNLDQVVTISANAWKVAPGSSKMFLEPGMRVSIDDLLSGLLIQSGNDAAVALAEAAAGSEAAFVQRMNETAERLGLKSTHFNSPHGLPDPQTYSTARDLATLTSRVIRDFPDLYVRYDHVKSFRFNNITQPNRNRLLWSDPSVDGGKTGHTEAAGYCMVASAVRPGAAGQRRLIAVVMGTPSDKVRTSSTGMLLNWGFQNYETVKLYAKGQSLGNSTVWKGQQAQVPVGFDRDVYATVPRAWVPKLQKVVNRQGPLIAPLPLDSQVGTADLQIDGRTIQSYPLVALQAVEPAGMLSRGWDGMRLWVYGLMNEKPPA from the coding sequence ATGTCTAAGAAGCTACTTGTCGTTGTGTGGTCCGCCGCAGTCTTTTGCACCACGGATGCCGCCCTGGCCGCCGCTCCCGCGACGACTTTTTCGTCGCCGCAGGCCGCCGCACCCGCGCAGGCCGCCTCCACCTTGCCGCCGGCCCCCGATGCGCCCACGCCGGACGCCCGGTCGTGGCTGCTGCTGGACGCCACCAGCGGCCAGGTCATCGCGTCCAATAATGCCGACGAGCGCGTTGAACCCGCGTCGCTGACCAAGATCATGACGTCGTACCTGATCTTCCAGGCGTTGCGCGACAAGACGTTGAATCTCGACCAGGTGGTGACCATCTCGGCGAACGCGTGGAAGGTCGCGCCTGGCAGCTCCAAGATGTTCCTGGAACCGGGCATGCGCGTCAGCATCGACGATCTGCTGTCGGGCCTGCTGATTCAATCGGGCAACGACGCCGCGGTCGCGCTGGCGGAAGCCGCCGCCGGTTCCGAGGCCGCCTTCGTGCAACGCATGAACGAAACCGCCGAACGCCTGGGACTGAAGTCCACGCACTTCAACAGCCCGCATGGCCTGCCGGACCCGCAGACCTATTCCACCGCGCGCGACCTGGCGACGCTTACCTCGCGCGTGATCCGCGACTTCCCCGATCTCTACGTGCGCTATGACCACGTCAAGTCATTCCGCTTCAACAACATCACCCAGCCCAATCGCAACCGGTTGCTGTGGAGCGATCCTTCGGTCGATGGCGGCAAGACCGGCCATACCGAGGCGGCCGGCTATTGCATGGTGGCATCGGCGGTGCGTCCCGGCGCGGCGGGGCAGCGCCGCCTGATCGCGGTGGTGATGGGTACGCCGTCGGACAAGGTGCGCACCTCGTCCACCGGCATGCTGTTGAACTGGGGCTTCCAGAACTACGAAACCGTGAAGCTCTATGCCAAGGGCCAGTCGCTGGGCAACTCCACGGTGTGGAAGGGCCAGCAGGCACAGGTGCCGGTCGGTTTCGATCGCGACGTCTATGCCACCGTGCCGCGCGCATGGGTGCCGAAGCTGCAGAAAGTCGTCAACCGCCAGGGACCGCTTATCGCGCCGCTGCCCTTGGATAGCCAGGTGGGCACCGCGGATCTGCAGATCGACGGCCGTACCATCCAGAGCTATCCCCTCGTCGCCTTGCAAGCCGTGGAGCCCGCCGGCATGCTGTCGCGTGGGTGGGACGGCATGCGGCTGTGGGTGTATGGGCTGATGAACGAAAAGCCGCCGGCATGA
- a CDS encoding DUF1488 family protein: protein MTYDNNAVNDRAAHVIWFETSAGARTIKAGVSWELLRDRFGAGMEEEDLLTAYRGNSRMLHALAQRKFLESHPVPVMLGQADFAGEGRHGR from the coding sequence ATGACCTACGATAACAACGCCGTTAACGATCGCGCCGCGCATGTGATCTGGTTCGAAACCTCGGCCGGCGCCAGGACCATCAAGGCCGGCGTCTCCTGGGAACTGCTGCGGGACCGCTTCGGCGCCGGCATGGAAGAAGAAGACCTGCTGACGGCGTATCGCGGCAACAGCCGCATGCTGCACGCGCTGGCGCAGCGCAAGTTCCTGGAAAGCCATCCGGTGCCCGTCATGTTGGGGCAGGCCGATTTCGCCGGCGAAGGCCGGCACGGCCGGTAG
- a CDS encoding Lrp/AsnC family transcriptional regulator → MQEVLDDLDRRLIALLRDNGRLSTATLAKKLSVSRGTVHNRIDRMVRGGTILGFTIRLRSETEDEGVRAMTLIEVRGNETDAVLTALRRLPEIVQVHSTSGRWDLVAEIRVQDLATFDRVLRDLRRIKGIANSETNLLLAVYK, encoded by the coding sequence ATGCAAGAAGTCCTAGACGATCTGGATCGCCGGCTCATCGCCCTGCTGCGCGACAACGGCCGCTTGAGTACCGCGACCCTGGCGAAGAAATTGTCGGTGTCGCGCGGCACCGTCCATAACCGCATCGATCGCATGGTGCGCGGCGGCACCATCCTGGGATTCACCATACGCCTGCGCAGCGAAACCGAGGACGAAGGCGTCCGCGCGATGACGCTGATCGAGGTCAGGGGAAACGAAACCGACGCGGTACTGACGGCGCTGCGCCGCCTGCCGGAGATCGTGCAGGTTCATTCGACCAGCGGCCGCTGGGACCTGGTCGCGGAAATCCGCGTGCAGGATCTCGCGACCTTCGACCGCGTGCTGCGCGACCTGCGGCGCATCAAGGGCATCGCCAACTCGGAAACCAACCTGCTGTTGGCCGTGTACAAGTAG
- a CDS encoding aminotransferase-like domain-containing protein has translation MEQPLYQRLAEHYRQAIYSGVLAPTSRMPSVRTLVRLHQVSISTALQACRSLEDDGLIEARPRSGYFVLKTQRAKLLPVDEPDTRQVLDAASYVGIHDRVSDFIAKSAMHPPRVDFANSVAPPDAYPVDALKQAMLRAVRRYPESLARPAPHQGHPHLRATLARRALDAGINASPDDIIVTHGCIEALNIALRAVAGPGDTIAVESPAYFGLLQVIGSLGMRALEIPTSPQRGLSIEALDLAFQTHADIKAVVVVPNLHNPLGSIMPDEDKARLVALCERQAIPLIEDDTYGALADGDEPLRAAKAWDRDGNVIYCASMQKTLAPGSRLGWMIGGRWKARLAMLKFVQSRPNGATPQIAIAEVLQSKAYDRHLMRLRRRLKTQREGMAHAIAEHFPRGTRLSVPRGGMLLWVEMPDARSSKDVFELALRDGIRVAPGRMFSNSDRYEHFLRISCSHPMSAELQAAIKALGRIVGGKH, from the coding sequence ATGGAACAGCCTCTGTATCAGCGTTTGGCCGAGCATTACCGGCAAGCAATCTATTCCGGAGTCCTCGCCCCTACCTCGCGCATGCCATCGGTGCGCACCCTGGTCCGGCTCCACCAGGTCAGCATCAGCACCGCGTTGCAAGCCTGCCGCAGCCTGGAGGACGACGGCCTGATCGAAGCGCGGCCGCGCTCCGGCTATTTCGTGCTCAAGACCCAGCGCGCCAAGCTGTTGCCGGTCGACGAGCCGGACACGCGCCAGGTCCTGGACGCCGCGTCCTATGTCGGCATCCATGACCGCGTGTCCGACTTCATCGCCAAAAGCGCGATGCATCCGCCGCGCGTCGATTTCGCCAATTCGGTCGCGCCGCCCGACGCCTACCCCGTCGACGCGTTGAAGCAGGCCATGCTGCGCGCCGTGCGCCGTTATCCGGAATCGCTGGCGCGGCCGGCGCCGCACCAGGGCCATCCCCATTTGCGCGCGACGCTGGCCAGGCGCGCGCTGGACGCGGGCATCAACGCCAGCCCCGACGACATCATCGTCACCCACGGCTGCATAGAAGCACTGAACATCGCGCTGCGCGCGGTGGCCGGCCCGGGCGATACCATCGCCGTGGAATCGCCGGCCTACTTCGGACTGCTGCAGGTCATCGGCAGCCTGGGTATGCGCGCGCTGGAAATCCCCACCAGTCCGCAACGCGGGCTGTCCATCGAGGCCCTGGACCTGGCGTTCCAGACCCACGCCGACATCAAGGCGGTGGTGGTGGTACCCAACCTGCACAACCCGCTGGGCAGCATCATGCCCGACGAGGACAAGGCGCGGCTGGTCGCGCTGTGCGAGCGCCAGGCCATCCCCTTGATCGAGGACGATACCTACGGCGCGCTGGCCGACGGCGACGAGCCGCTGCGCGCCGCCAAGGCATGGGATCGCGACGGCAACGTCATCTACTGCGCGTCCATGCAGAAGACGCTGGCGCCGGGGTCGCGCCTGGGATGGATGATAGGAGGCCGCTGGAAAGCCCGGCTGGCCATGCTGAAATTCGTTCAAAGCCGCCCGAACGGCGCGACCCCGCAGATCGCCATCGCGGAAGTCCTGCAATCCAAGGCCTACGATCGCCACCTGATGCGCCTGCGGCGGCGGCTGAAAACGCAGCGCGAAGGCATGGCTCACGCGATCGCGGAGCACTTCCCGCGCGGGACGCGTTTGAGCGTGCCCAGGGGCGGCATGCTGCTATGGGTCGAAATGCCTGACGCGCGGTCGTCCAAGGACGTATTCGAACTGGCGTTGCGGGACGGCATACGCGTCGCGCCAGGCCGCATGTTTTCCAACTCGGATCGCTACGAGCACTTTTTACGTATCAGTTGCTCGCACCCCATGAGCGCTGAACTGCAGGCGGCGATCAAGGCGCTCGGCCGTATCGTGGGCGGCAAGCACTGA
- a CDS encoding ornithine cyclodeaminase, protein MTRLIDVPAMAALMRQVGIAPFMRELAQRIRTDYLRWPEFEKSARLASHSDVGVIELMPVSDAARYAFKYVNGHPGNTALGLPTVMAFGVLADVATGYPRLLAELTLTTAMRTAATSVVAAAALARPGSRTMALIGNGAQSEFQAIAFHDMLGVDEVRIFDVDEQATAKLRRNLATAAPALRVVVARDTAAAVRGADIVTTVTADKAYATILTPGMIEPGMHINAVGGDCPGKTEIHPDILRQARVIVEYEPQSRVEGDVQQLPPDFPVVELWQVLRGQQPGRESARQVTVFDSVGFALEDYSALCLVAEMAEKHGVGKALPLIATGDDPKDLYAFALGGNGSALRVAA, encoded by the coding sequence ATGACAAGATTGATCGATGTTCCCGCGATGGCGGCGCTGATGCGGCAGGTCGGCATCGCGCCTTTCATGCGCGAGCTGGCGCAGCGCATACGGACCGACTATCTGCGTTGGCCCGAATTCGAAAAGTCCGCCCGGCTGGCGTCGCATTCGGACGTCGGCGTCATCGAATTGATGCCGGTGTCGGACGCCGCACGCTACGCCTTCAAATACGTCAACGGGCATCCGGGCAACACGGCGCTGGGCTTGCCCACCGTCATGGCCTTCGGCGTGCTGGCCGATGTCGCCACGGGTTATCCGCGCCTGCTTGCCGAGCTGACCTTGACCACCGCGATGCGCACGGCGGCCACCTCGGTCGTGGCGGCCGCGGCCCTGGCCCGGCCCGGCTCGCGCACCATGGCCCTGATCGGCAACGGCGCGCAGAGCGAATTCCAGGCCATCGCTTTCCACGACATGCTGGGCGTCGACGAAGTCCGTATATTCGATGTCGACGAGCAGGCCACCGCCAAGCTGCGGCGCAATCTGGCGACCGCCGCGCCCGCCTTGCGCGTGGTGGTGGCGCGCGATACCGCGGCGGCCGTGCGCGGCGCCGATATCGTCACGACGGTGACAGCGGATAAAGCCTATGCCACGATCCTCACGCCCGGCATGATCGAACCCGGCATGCATATCAACGCCGTGGGCGGCGACTGTCCGGGAAAGACCGAGATTCATCCCGACATCCTGCGCCAGGCACGGGTCATTGTCGAATACGAGCCCCAGTCGCGCGTGGAAGGCGATGTGCAGCAATTGCCGCCGGATTTCCCGGTCGTCGAGTTGTGGCAGGTATTGCGCGGCCAGCAGCCCGGCCGCGAGTCCGCGCGCCAGGTCACGGTGTTCGATTCCGTGGGTTTCGCGCTGGAGGATTATTCGGCGCTTTGCCTGGTCGCCGAAATGGCCGAAAAGCATGGTGTCGGCAAGGCGCTTCCCTTGATCGCGACCGGCGACGACCCCAAGGACCTGTATGCGTTCGCGCTGGGTGGGAACGGCAGCGCGCTGCGTGTCGCGGCGTAG
- a CDS encoding MDR family MFS transporter: protein MAPRAPATPHSAGQVLPFRQSLMAMMGMCFVVMMVAIDQTVVGTALPTVVAELKGFDLYAWVATSYLLTSVITVPIFGRLGDYYGRKPFVVSAIVVFTAASALCGAADSMLFLVIARALQGIGGGMLVGTAFACIPDLFPDSYVRLRWQVMFSTAFGIANAVGPSLGGFLTEYYGWRSVFYVNIPVGLLGLYFVCRHLPHLRHSDPNQKIRLDWPGALLIALALGGLQLVVELLPGKGVDSVTVSLAVASVVAFGLLFWWERRCEQPLLPFDMFRNASLAPLFVLALLVGVSMFSLLFYAPLLLQGGFGLSPKDAGLLITPMVVCITVGSIANGRIVTRIKNPNNMLYVGFLLMCLATAGVISTHSYTPGWLIATYMLAAGLALGFIMPNLTVFAQETAGRAHLGIATALLQSLRMVGGMVGTAVVGTMVNHSYVSGVRASLESGQATRWLDALDDPQILVNPSAQQQFLQQVAAVGRDGGSYLEAARVSLVGAIHDGQIIVLAICILSLWFVRRVPPVRLTRRSKVASAPAE, encoded by the coding sequence ATGGCTCCCCGCGCTCCCGCCACGCCGCACTCCGCCGGCCAGGTGTTGCCGTTCCGCCAGTCGCTGATGGCGATGATGGGCATGTGCTTCGTGGTCATGATGGTGGCCATCGACCAGACGGTCGTCGGCACCGCCTTGCCCACCGTCGTCGCCGAGCTGAAGGGCTTCGACCTGTACGCCTGGGTAGCGACCTCCTATCTGCTGACCTCGGTCATCACCGTTCCCATTTTCGGACGCCTGGGCGACTACTACGGCCGCAAGCCCTTCGTCGTGTCGGCGATCGTGGTGTTCACCGCGGCGTCGGCGCTATGCGGGGCCGCCGACAGCATGCTCTTCCTGGTGATCGCACGCGCGCTGCAAGGCATAGGCGGCGGCATGCTGGTGGGGACGGCGTTCGCATGCATACCCGATCTGTTTCCGGATTCCTACGTGCGCCTGCGCTGGCAGGTCATGTTCAGTACGGCTTTCGGCATCGCCAATGCGGTGGGGCCGTCGCTGGGCGGGTTTCTCACGGAGTACTACGGCTGGCGCTCGGTGTTCTACGTCAACATCCCCGTCGGTCTTCTGGGCTTGTACTTCGTCTGCCGCCATCTGCCGCACCTGCGGCACAGCGACCCCAACCAGAAGATTCGTCTGGACTGGCCCGGTGCGCTGCTGATCGCGCTGGCGCTCGGCGGCCTGCAACTGGTGGTGGAGCTCTTGCCCGGCAAGGGCGTCGACAGCGTGACGGTGTCGCTGGCCGTGGCCAGCGTGGTGGCCTTCGGGCTGTTGTTCTGGTGGGAGCGGCGCTGCGAACAGCCGCTGCTCCCCTTCGACATGTTCCGCAATGCCAGCCTCGCGCCCTTGTTCGTGCTGGCCCTGCTGGTCGGCGTGTCGATGTTCTCGCTGCTTTTTTATGCGCCCCTGCTGCTGCAGGGCGGCTTCGGGCTATCCCCCAAGGACGCCGGCCTGTTGATCACGCCCATGGTGGTGTGCATCACGGTGGGCAGCATCGCCAACGGCCGCATCGTCACGCGGATCAAGAACCCGAACAACATGTTGTACGTCGGCTTCCTGCTGATGTGCCTGGCCACGGCGGGCGTCATTTCCACCCACAGCTACACGCCGGGCTGGCTCATCGCCACCTATATGCTGGCCGCCGGACTGGCCCTGGGCTTCATCATGCCCAACCTGACGGTTTTCGCGCAGGAGACGGCGGGCCGCGCGCACCTGGGGATCGCCACCGCCTTGCTGCAGTCGCTGCGCATGGTCGGCGGCATGGTCGGTACCGCGGTGGTCGGCACCATGGTCAACCACAGCTATGTCAGCGGGGTGCGTGCGTCCCTGGAGAGCGGCCAGGCGACGCGCTGGCTGGATGCCTTGGACGATCCGCAGATACTGGTCAATCCTTCCGCTCAGCAGCAATTCCTGCAGCAGGTGGCCGCCGTTGGCCGTGACGGCGGGAGCTATCTCGAGGCGGCCCGCGTGTCGCTGGTCGGCGCCATCCATGACGGACAGATCATCGTGCTGGCGATATGCATCCTGTCGCTGTGGTTCGTGCGCCGCGTGCCTCCCGTACGCCTGACCCGGCGCAGCAAGGTCGCCAGCGCCCCCGCGGAGTAG